One window of the Gammaproteobacteria bacterium genome contains the following:
- the minC gene encoding septum site-determining protein MinC translates to MNMLSGADQSDSPPQPAPQNRQLAIDLKGSVFTITVMRLYHNDLAHLERELRHYVAKSPRFFNNAPVVIDVSTLQEPATPIDFKAMAELLRGLHLVPVGVRHADAAQQDAAVAAGLAIMNGGTLKDLPGAQAPPAAGLRRTPPAVEHKKTGASQTQATKVIHQPVRSGQQIYARGGDLVVLAAVNAGAEIVADGNIHVYAPLRGRALAGVQGGTGARIFCQHMAAELVAIAGHYRVFEDAVPREFRDKPVQVHLDKEQLVFTLL, encoded by the coding sequence ATGAACATGCTCTCTGGTGCGGATCAATCTGACAGCCCTCCCCAGCCCGCCCCCCAAAACCGCCAGCTTGCCATCGATCTCAAAGGATCCGTCTTCACCATAACGGTCATGCGTCTCTATCACAACGACCTGGCGCACCTCGAGCGCGAACTGCGGCATTACGTTGCCAAAAGTCCCCGTTTCTTCAATAACGCCCCTGTCGTTATCGATGTCTCAACATTGCAAGAACCGGCCACTCCCATAGACTTCAAAGCAATGGCAGAACTGTTGCGGGGTCTGCACTTGGTGCCGGTGGGGGTTCGTCACGCTGATGCTGCGCAGCAAGACGCTGCCGTGGCCGCCGGCCTGGCCATCATGAATGGCGGCACCCTCAAAGATTTGCCGGGCGCCCAGGCGCCGCCTGCGGCCGGACTCCGGCGCACCCCGCCAGCCGTTGAGCACAAAAAAACAGGAGCGTCCCAGACTCAGGCCACCAAAGTGATTCATCAGCCGGTGCGCTCGGGCCAGCAAATATACGCCCGGGGGGGCGATCTGGTGGTGTTGGCGGCGGTCAACGCCGGCGCGGAAATTGTTGCCGACGGCAACATTCACGTTTACGCGCCCCTGAGGGGGCGTGCGCTGGCCGGTGTGCAGGGCGGCACCGGCGCAAGAATCTTCTGTCAGCACATGGCCGCGGAACTCGTGGCCATCGCCGGGCACTACCGGGTGTTTGAAGACGCCGTGCCCCGTGAGTTT